In Populus alba chromosome 9, ASM523922v2, whole genome shotgun sequence, a genomic segment contains:
- the LOC118027669 gene encoding uncharacterized protein, translated as MSALLTALALLFTLIYTATSSCTPSDLAALLAFKSSLNEPYLGIFKTWSGTNCCSNWYGISCDPTTGRVADINLRGESEDPIFEKAGRSGYMTGAINPSICKLDRLSTLILADWKGVSGEIPGCVASLSNLRILDLIGNQISGKIPANIGNLQRLTVLNLADNRLTGEIPASLTALANMKHLDLSSNKLTGQLPADFGNLKMLSRALLSKNQLSGAIPNSISGMYRLADLDLSVNKISGSVPGWIGSMRVLSTLNLDSNMISGQLPASLLSSTGLGIVNLSRNAIEGNIPDAFGPKSYFMALDLSYNNLKGPIPGSLSSAAYVGHLDLSHNHLCGPIPVGTPFDHLEAPSFSFNDCLCGNPLRTC; from the coding sequence ATGAGTGCGTTACTCACAGCACTAGCTCTCCTGTTCACCCTCATCTACACAGCCACTTCCAGTTGCACTCCATCAGACCTAGCAGCATTACTAGCCTTCAAGTCTTCCCTCAATGAACCATACTTAGGCATCTTCAAAACATGGTCAGGCACTAACTGCTGCTCCAACTGGTACGGCATCAGCTGTGACCCCACCACAGGCAGAGTCGCAGACATCAACCTGCGAGGTGAATCCGAAGACCCCATCTTCGAGAAGGCTGGCAGGTCAGGCTACATGACAGGTGCCATCAACCCTTCAATATGTAAACTTGACAGGCTCTCTACGCTCATTCTGGCAGACTGGAAAGGGGTTTCGGGTGAAATTCCTGGATGTGTTGCTTCTTTAAGTAATCTCCGAATCTTGGATCTTATAGGTAACCAAATATCTGGCAAGATTCCTGCAAATATTGGGAATCTACAGAGACTTACTGTCTTAAACCTTGCTGATAATAGACTCACTGGAGAGATCCCTGCATCTCTCACAGCTTTGGCTAATATGAAGCATTTGGATCTTAGCAGCAATAAGTTGACTGGTCAGTTGCCAGCTGATTTTGGTAACTTGAAAATGCTTAGCCGTGCATTGTTGAGTAAAAACCAGCTGAGTGGAGCAATACCAAACTCTATATCGGGCATGTATCGGCTAGCAGACTTGGATTTGTCTGTTAATAAAATCTCGGGTTCGGTACCGGGCTGGATAGGCAGCATGCGGGTTCTTTCTACGCTTAATCTGGATAGTAACATGATTTCCGGTCAATTGCCAGCATCTTTGTTGAGCAGTACCGGTTTGGGGATAGTGAACTTGAGCAGGAATGCTATTGAAGGCAACATACCGGATGCTTTCGGACCGAAATCTTACTTCATGGCTCTTGACTTGTCTTACAACAATCTAAAGGGTCCGATACCCGGTTCACTTTCGTCGGCAGCATATGTGGGGCATTTGGATTTAAGCCACAATCATCTTTGTGGACCAATTCCTGTTGGGACACCATTTGATCACCTTGAAGCACCCTCGTTTAGTTTTAATGATTGTCTTTGCGGGAATCCATTAAGGACTTGTTAA
- the LOC118027670 gene encoding protein gamma response 1 produces MKGELLECCPKLEAGDVSGLSTILVATIQEAKDRISQIEYIFSNQLYPNFQTKCKSLLKIYSDAEEVWKEKEQHLLELIEKLRVEKQEVVEENKLLKVGKEKSAGEPNEKENVLLAIPRNRESKIDELEQEVMKKYKEVGEGMELQNTLPQLVQTKAAMIVDKGRELKMNEEKTNELLAKVKSLEKHVEELQEEVRTKTEKVAEKTELANSLSKKALYLLKLIEDNEKLRTEHEKEKEQLMYKVECLEENLGGLKKKFREKTEEIEEGRVLQAELLQQIEMNAVEILKQKEQLEKSENDKKVLLDKVNGLEEKVNELQANLSSSVKEAERKVSYENLLHRIELKDCELLAEKRKMSDLRGLYIKLRSQYKYLCTKSGLTMKNMLNDKLEDESGSLKHQLTTSTDRGNKNVDASAAPCEMKEVKTENEFSNVLVDNEVVKSIPIANFKSPTSGCAAPKCPPTVKSTRIIGTKRPASSWIDTRSRQGKDGPDPHDDFLDTPLENLRADLDKAMKEEVHDPHVVVQKEKNMDPGSSDDETQDANVDRSPGEQRMPVPIGGKGGFKYVEPVRKKAERQNLKGVQCKQCKKFYDAVLPTNGGKSADGNQQNVRCEHHDGVSRHRYKYAPPLTPEGFWNIGFESEM; encoded by the exons ATGAAGGGAGAGCTCCTGGAGTGTTGTCCGAAACTAGAAGCCGGTGATGTCTCAGGGCTTAGTACTATACTGGTAGCAACAATTCAGGAAGCAAAAGACAGGATTTCTCAAATAGAATACATATTCAGTAACCAGCTTTACCCGAATTTCCAAACGAAATGCAAGAGCTTGCTGAAAATTTATTCGGATGCGGAAGAGGTgtggaaagaaaaggaacaacATCTCTTGGAGCTTATTGAGAAGCTTCGGGTTGAGAAGCAGGAAGTTGTTGAAGAAAACAAGCTTCTCAAGGTTGGGAAGGAAAAGTCGGCGGGGGAGCCGAATGAGAAGGAAAATGTGCTGCTTGCTATACCAAGAAATCGAGAATCAAAAATTGATGAGCTGGAGCAGGAGGTTATGAAGAAGTATAAGGAAGTTGGTGAGGGGATGGAATTGCAGAATACGTTACCTCAGTTGGTTCAAACGAAGGCAGCTATGATTGTGGATAAAGGAAGGGAATTGAAAATGAATGAGGAGAAGACCAATGAGCTGCTTGCTAAAGTGAAGAGCTTAGAGAAACATGTTGAAGAGCTACAAGAGGAGGTTAGGACGAAGACAGAAAAGGTAGCAGAGAAAACAGAGTTGGCAAACAGTTTGAGCAAGAAAGCTTTGTATCTATTGAAATTGATTGAGGATAACGAGAAGTTGAGGACTGAGCATGAAAAGGAGAAGGAACAACTTATGTACAAAGTGGAATGTCTGGAGGAGAATCTTGGTGgacttaaaaaaaagtttagggaaAAAAcggaagaaattgaagaggggAGAGTATTGCAAGCTGAATTACTTCAACAAATTGAAATGAATGCTGTGGAAATCTTGAAGCAAAAAGAACAGTTGGAGAAGTCTGAGAATGATAAAAAGGTACTTTTAGACAAAGTGAATGGGTTAGAGGAGAAGGTCAATGAACTACAGGCAAATCTCAGTAGCAGCGTTAAAGAGGCTGAAAGAAAGGTTTCGTATGAAAACTTGCTTCACCGAATTGAATTGAAGGATTGTGAGTTGCTGGCTGAGAAGAGGAAGATGAGTGATTTGCGTGGTCTTTACATAAAGTTGAGGTCTCAATATAAATATCTCTGCACAAAGTCTGGTCTTACTATGAAGAATATGCTTAATGACAAATTAGAAGATGAAAGTGGTTCCTTGAAGCATCAACTGACAACTTCAACTG ACCGTGGGAACAAAAATGTTGATGCATCTGCCGCGCCTTGTGAGATGAAGGAAGTCAAGACTGAAAATGAATTTAGCAATGTCTTGGTGGACAATGAAGTTGTGAAATCAATTCCAATCGCAAACTTCAAATCTCCGACTTCTGGTTGTGCAGCACCAAAATGTCCTCCCACTGTAAAATCCACTCGAATAATTGGCACAAAGCGACCTGCATCTAGTTGGATAGATACTAGATCTCGCCAAGGCAAAGATGGGCCTGACCCTCACGATGATTTCCTTGATACCCCATTGGAGAACCTTAGGGCAGACTTGGACAAAGCCATGAAGGAAGAAGTTCATGATCCTCACGTTGTAgttcagaaagaaaaaaacatggacCCTGGCAGTTCAGATGATGAAACGCAGGATGCAAATGTTGATCGTAGCCCTGGGGAGCAGCGGATGCCAGTTCCAATAGGTGGAAAAGGAGGTTTCAAGTATGTTGAACCAGTTCGAAAGAAAGCTGAGAGGCAAAATTTGAAAGGAGTTCAATGCAAGCAGTGCAAAAAATTCTATGATGCAGTTCTTCCCACTAATGGAGGTAAGTCTGCTGATGGTAATCAACAGAACGTTCGGTGTGAACATCATGATGGTGTTTCTAGGCATCGATACAAGTATGCCCCTCCCTTGACTCCTGAGGGATTTTGGAATATTGGATTTGAATCTGAAATGTGA
- the LOC118027672 gene encoding sm-like protein LSM7 produces the protein MSGRKETVLDLAKFVDKGVQVKLTGGRQVTGTLKGYDQLLNLVLDEAVEFLRDADDPLKTTDQTRRLGLIVCRGTAVMLVSPTDGTDEIANPFVQPDGA, from the exons ATG TCCGGAAGGAAAGAAACAGTATTGGATTTGGCTAAGTTTGTGGACAAGGGTGTTCAAGTCAAGCTCACTGGTGGTAGACAAG TGACTGGAACTTTGAAGGGATATGATCAATTGCTAAACCTTGTCCTGGATGAAGCAGTAGAATTTCTAAGAG ATGCTGATGATCCACTAAAGACCACTGACCAGACAAGGCGCCTTGGCCTGATT GTTTGCAGGGGAACTGCAGTGATGCTGGTGTCACCAACTGATGGTACAGATGAGATTGCCAACCCTTTTGTCCAGCCAGATGGAGCCTAG
- the LOC118027673 gene encoding zinc finger A20 and AN1 domain-containing stress-associated protein 5 gives MAQRAEKEETEFKVPETLTSCINNCGVTGNPATNNMCQKCFNASTSTSNSSSSSTATSMTFAATAISVSNNEILKFTGEKSARSSISRSLVKDPQKSPETASEKERSCASHVAQKEVNRCSGCRRRVGLTGFRCRCGELFCWEHRYSDRHDCSYDYKTAGREAIARENPVVKAAKIVRV, from the coding sequence atGGCTCAAAGAGCAGAGAAAGAAGAGACCGAGTTCAAGGTACCAGAAACCTTGACTTCATGTATCAATAATTGTGGAGTTACGGGTAATCCTGCAACTAACAACATGTGTCAGAAATGTTTCAACGCTAGCACCAGCACGTCtaattcttcttcctcttccacaGCCACTAGCATGACGTTTGCAGCAACAGCCATCAGCGTATCTAACAACGAGATCTTAAAATTCACCGGCGAGAAGTCGGCGAGATCCAGCATATCTCGTTCGCTGGTGAAAGATCCACAAAAGTCACCTGAAACAGCATCGGAAAAAGAAAGATCCTGTGCTTCTCATGTGGCGCAGAAAGAGGTGAACAGGTGCTCAGGGTGCCGAAGAAGGGTGGGATTGACTGGATTCCGGTGTCGGTGTGGGGAGCTGTTTTGCTGGGAGCATCGGTACTCAGATCGACATGATTGTAGCTACGATTACAAAACTGCAGGTCGCGAAGCTATCGCGAGAGAGAATCCTGTTGTTAAAGCTGCCAAGATTGTTAGAGTTTGA
- the LOC118027671 gene encoding large ribosomal subunit protein eL31, with protein MPEKSGKGRKEEVVTREYTINLHKRLHGCTFKKKAPKAIKEIRKFAQKAMGTPDVRVDVKLNKHIWSRGIRSVPRRIRVRVARKRNDDQDAKEEFYSLVTVSELPLEGFKGLGTMVVDDKEE; from the exons ATGCCAGAGAAATCAGGGAAAGGAAGAAAGGAGGAGGTTGTTACCAGAGAGTACACCATCAACCTCCATAAACGCTTGCATGGATG CACCTTCAAGAAGAAGGCTCCAAAGGCCATTAAGGAAATAAGGAAGTTTGCTCAGAAGGCCATGGGGACTCCTGATGTTAGAGTTGATGTTAAGCTAAACAAGCATATCTGGAGCCGTGGTATTAGGAGTGTCCCAAGGAGAATTCGTGTTCGCGTTGCACGGAAGAGGAATGATGATCAAGATGCCAAGGAAGAATTTTACTCCCTTGTCACTGTTTCAGAGCTACCTCTAGAGGGATTCAAGGGACTGGGCACCATGGTCGTTGATGACAAAGAAGAGTGA
- the LOC118027668 gene encoding uncharacterized protein has translation MDTSRSLKTLNITTPLPFNFRSRASLLRPFCLSQLKKHLNPSLPLSQRYSLICSQSGRGNGNSLPDGVGKGVNEVSRNKKLLQVVLVSPQIPGNTGCIARTCAATAVGLHLVGPLGFQVDDAKLKRAGLDYWPYVVVKVHDSWAEFQDYFRQQEGDKRLLAFTKRGTATHSEFSYRKGDYLVFGSETSGLPPEALLDCKSKMFGGGMIRIPMVETYVRCLNLSVSVGIALYEASRQLNYEQLQYPPEDFVNGGEQSFITEDIFA, from the exons ATGGACACAAGTAGGAGCTTAAAAACCTTAAACATCACAACCCCTTTACCTTTCAACTTCCGTTCAAGAGCCTCTCTTTTACGTCCTTTCTGCTTATCACAACTCAAGAAGCATCTCAACCCTTCTCTTCCACTGTCTCAACGCTACTCTCTTATTTGCTCTCAAT CTGGAAGAGGAAATGGGAATTCTTTGCCAGATGGAGTGGGTAAGGGAGTTAACGAAGTCTCTCGCAATAAGAAGCTTCTTCAAGTGGTACTAGTTTCTCCTCAG ATTCCTGGAAATACAGGTTGCATTGCAAGAACATGTGCGGCAACGGCTGTTGGCCTACACTTAGTTGGG CCCttaggattccaagttgatgatGCAAAACTAAAGCGTGCTGGACTAGATTACTGGCC ATACGTGGTTGTGAAAGTTCATGACTCCTGGGCAGAGTTTCAAGACTATTTCAGGCAGCAG GAAGGGGATAAACGTCTGCTGGCATTTACTAAAAGAGGAACAGCAACTCATTCC GAATTCTCCTATAGGAAAGGCGATTATCTAGTATTTGGCTCAGAAACATCTGGCTTACCGCCTGAAGCCTTGCTGGACTGCAAAAGCAAAATGTTTGGTGGTGGGATGATCAGGATACCTATGGTTGAAACATATGTTAGATGCCTAAATCTCTCTGTGAGTGTTGGCATCGCTTTGTATGAAGCTTCTAGACAGTTAAACTATGAGCAGCTTCAATACCCCCCAGAAGATTTTGTGAATGGCGGCGAACAGTCATTTATCACCGAGGATATTTTTgcttga